From one Luteolibacter sp. SL250 genomic stretch:
- a CDS encoding pyridoxine 5'-phosphate synthase, whose amino-acid sequence MSLLLGVNIDHIATLRQARYAHMPTSPNAEPSPYQAGLDALEGGADSLTIHVRMDRRHMQDADAYEIREKIKAPLNLEMGITEEMLGLALKLKPEYVCLVPETREEITTEGGLDVLGRFDTTRMVVARLQSAGMKVSLFINPDLKQVEAAGEACADMVELHTGCFSNAQGDLVKGQVERLVAAAEEAHLSGMQVNAGHGINYANVTRLFEVPHLAELNIGHSIIARSTRVGLTAAVREMKELMAGYPL is encoded by the coding sequence ATGTCTTTGCTCCTAGGGGTCAACATCGATCATATCGCCACCTTGCGGCAGGCGCGGTACGCGCACATGCCCACCTCTCCGAATGCAGAGCCGTCGCCCTATCAGGCCGGCCTGGACGCGCTCGAAGGAGGGGCGGATTCCCTGACCATCCACGTACGCATGGACCGCCGCCACATGCAGGATGCGGATGCGTATGAGATCCGGGAAAAGATCAAGGCCCCCCTGAATCTGGAGATGGGCATCACGGAGGAAATGCTCGGCCTGGCCCTGAAACTGAAACCGGAATACGTCTGCCTGGTCCCTGAAACCCGCGAGGAAATCACCACGGAAGGTGGCCTGGATGTCCTTGGCAGGTTCGACACGACGCGGATGGTGGTCGCGCGGCTGCAGAGCGCTGGCATGAAGGTCAGCCTTTTCATCAACCCGGACCTCAAGCAGGTGGAAGCGGCGGGCGAGGCTTGCGCGGACATGGTGGAGCTCCACACGGGTTGCTTCTCCAACGCCCAAGGGGACTTGGTGAAAGGCCAGGTGGAGCGGCTCGTCGCCGCCGCCGAGGAAGCCCACCTTTCCGGGATGCAGGTCAACGCCGGCCACGGCATCAACTATGCGAACGTGACCCGCCTTTTCGAAGTGCCCCACCTCGCGGAGTTGAACATCGGCCACAGCATCATCGCCCGCTCCACCCGGGTGGGCCTCACCGCCGCAGTGAGGGAGATGAAGGAGCTGATGGCCGGATATCCACTCTGA